Part of the Crossiella cryophila genome, GAGGGAATTCCGTTGTCCGGTTCTTTCATCGCCCAGGTCGCCGCGCCGGACCGCCGGGTGCTGGTGCGCACCCGCGAACCCGGCGGCCAGGCGCCCGTGCTGCTGGTGCCCTCCCTCGGCGAGTACCCGGTCTACGACGACCGGCTCTACCACTTCATGCTCAACGACCGGGTGCGCAACGACTGCTACACCGCGGCCATCGGCAGGCACGCGCCCGGCCGCACCGTGCTGGACATCGGCACCGGTCAGGAGGCGGTCTGGGCGCTGACCGCGGCCAGGGCCGGCGCCAGGCACGTGTGGGCGGTCGAGGTGCTGCCCGAGGCGGCCCGGCAGGCCCGCGAGGCGGTGGCACGAGCCGGGTTCGCCGACCGGGTCACCGTGCTGGAGGGCCTTTCCACCACCATCGACCTGCCCGAACGCGCCGACGTCTGCGTCTCGGAGATCATCGGCAACCTGGGTGGCGCGGAGGGCGCTGGCGCGGTGCTGCGCGATGCCGGGATCCGGCTGGTGCGGCCGGGCGGGGTGTTCATCCCGCACCGCAGCACCACCACGATCGTCGCGCTGGACCTCGACCACGCCGCGCCCGGCGGCAGCCCCGGCTTCGCCGAACTGGCCCTACCCTACCTGGAACACGTGTTCAGCTCGGTGGGCAGACCCTTCGACGTGCGCGCCTGCATCCCGGAACTGCGCCGCCGCGCGCACCTTTCCGGGGTGGCCGAGGTGGAACCGCTGGACTACGGCGGTTACCTGGCCCCGGAGGGCACCCAGGACCGCGAGCTGGTGATCACCCGGCGCGGCACGCTGCACGGGTTCGCCCTCGGCGTGCGGCTGTGGGTGGCCGCGGCGGACAAGCCGATCGACTCACTGTCCCAGCACTGCAACTGGCTCCCGGTCTACGCCCCGCTCTCGGCGGGCGGCCTGCCGGTGCACCGCGGCGACCGGCTGTCGATCACCTTCACCACCACCATCAGCAACGACGGCGTGCACCCGGACTACCGGCTGGACGGCGAACTGCGCGCCCGCACCGGCACCTTCCCGCTGTCCTGGACCTCCACCCACCACGACGACGGCTTCCGGTCGAACTCCTTCTACCGCGACCTGTTCCCGGTCAGGTAGGGCGGGCCCTACCCCCGATCCGGGTGCTGCGTTCCCTGTGCGCCCGGCCCGGCCGGGCCAGAGTTGGCGCGGTGACAGGGAAATCAGGAGTGCTCAGGGTGCTGCTGGCGGCCGTGCTCGGCGCCGGTGTGCTGACGGGGGTCGCTTCGGCGAGCCCGGCGGCGTTGGCGTTGACCGACACCGGCCCGGTGCTGGGGACGGTGGCCACGGATCACCGTTCGTTCCAGGGCATCCCGTACGCGACGCCGCCGGTCGGCGAGCTGCGCTGGGGCTCGCCGCGGCCGGCACCGCGCTGGCGCGGGATCCGGGACGCCCGCCGCCCCGGCCCGGAGTGCGCGCAGAACCGGGGCATCCTCGGCGAGCAGGCCAGGACGGCCGAGGATTGCCTGTACCTCAACGTGACCACGCCGAAGGTCCGCGGCACCCGGCCGCTGCCGGTGCTGGTGTGGTTGCACGGCGGCGGTTTCCGCAACGGGGCCGGCAGCAAGTACGACCCGGCCGCGCTGGCCGCCCGCGCCGACGTGGTGGTGGTGACGCTCAACTACCGCCTCGGCGTGTTCGGTTTCCTGGCCCATCCGGCGCTGGACGCGGGCAACCTGGGCATCCAGGACCAGCAGGCCGCACTGCACTGGGTGCGCCGCAACGCCGCCGCGTTCGGCGGGAACCCCGGCAACGTCACGGTTTTCGGCGAGTCCGCCGGTGGGGTGAGCGCCTGCGCGCACCTGTTCTCGCCCCGCTCGGCCGGGTTGTTCCACCGCGCGATCGTCCAAAGTGGACCGTGTGCGATGACCTCCTGGCCCACCTCCGGCACCTGGCTGCCCCGCCCGAAGGCCAGGGCCGAGGCGGACGCGACCGCCTTCGCCACCCGGCTCGGCTGCACCGAGCCCGCCACCGCCGCCACCTGCCTGCACGCCAAACCCGCGGCGGAACTGCTGGCCAAGGCCGGGCACGAACTCGGCCCGGTCACCGGCGATCCGATCCTGCCGCTGGATCCGGTGGCGGCGCTGGCCGCAGGCCGGTTCAACCGGGTCCCGGTCATGCACGGCACCACCCGG contains:
- a CDS encoding 50S ribosomal protein L11 methyltransferase; the protein is MSGSFIAQVAAPDRRVLVRTREPGGQAPVLLVPSLGEYPVYDDRLYHFMLNDRVRNDCYTAAIGRHAPGRTVLDIGTGQEAVWALTAARAGARHVWAVEVLPEAARQAREAVARAGFADRVTVLEGLSTTIDLPERADVCVSEIIGNLGGAEGAGAVLRDAGIRLVRPGGVFIPHRSTTTIVALDLDHAAPGGSPGFAELALPYLEHVFSSVGRPFDVRACIPELRRRAHLSGVAEVEPLDYGGYLAPEGTQDRELVITRRGTLHGFALGVRLWVAAADKPIDSLSQHCNWLPVYAPLSAGGLPVHRGDRLSITFTTTISNDGVHPDYRLDGELRARTGTFPLSWTSTHHDDGFRSNSFYRDLFPVR
- a CDS encoding carboxylesterase/lipase family protein, encoding MTGKSGVLRVLLAAVLGAGVLTGVASASPAALALTDTGPVLGTVATDHRSFQGIPYATPPVGELRWGSPRPAPRWRGIRDARRPGPECAQNRGILGEQARTAEDCLYLNVTTPKVRGTRPLPVLVWLHGGGFRNGAGSKYDPAALAARADVVVVTLNYRLGVFGFLAHPALDAGNLGIQDQQAALHWVRRNAAAFGGNPGNVTVFGESAGGVSACAHLFSPRSAGLFHRAIVQSGPCAMTSWPTSGTWLPRPKARAEADATAFATRLGCTEPATAATCLHAKPAAELLAKAGHELGPVTGDPILPLDPVAALAAGRFNRVPVMHGTTRDEHATFLARELLGLPPVSAASYPAELTAIFGQSDAARIAAEYPLTGYGSPSEAMTAVLTDAYWARAAATTHRALARHVPTYAYEFADTEAPWVSTVAPLSYRTGAFHAAELNYLFAAEYFTGTRLRPDQRELANTMIDYWTRFARTGDPNGPGRPRWAPSTPATDLVQALAPSRDGIGPVDLAAGHQAEFWRGLGR